From one Pedobacter faecalis genomic stretch:
- the rplK gene encoding 50S ribosomal protein L11, translating into MAKEVSALVKLQIKGGAANPSPPVGPALGAKGVNIMEFCKQFNARTQDKPGKVLPVVITVYADKSFEFIIKTPPVAIQLKDATKIQSGSAEPNRKKVGSVTWDQVKAIAEDKMTDLNAFTIESAMSMVAGTARSMGITVSGDAPWTN; encoded by the coding sequence GCACTTGTTAAATTACAGATCAAGGGCGGAGCTGCAAATCCATCGCCACCGGTAGGACCTGCTCTGGGTGCTAAAGGTGTTAACATCATGGAGTTTTGCAAGCAATTCAATGCTCGTACCCAAGATAAGCCAGGTAAAGTATTACCCGTTGTAATTACTGTTTATGCTGACAAGTCGTTCGAATTCATCATCAAAACCCCTCCGGTGGCTATCCAGTTAAAGGACGCTACTAAGATTCAGAGCGGTTCTGCTGAGCCCAACCGTAAGAAAGTTGGTTCGGTGACTTGGGATCAGGTTAAAGCAATTGCTGAAGATAAGATGACTGATTTGAATGCTTTCACTATCGAGTCGGCAATGAGCATGGTTGCCGGTACAGCACGCAGTATGGGAATCACCGTTAGCGGTGACGCGCCCTGGACTAATTAA